From Pseudomonas hormoni:
AAACTGGTCGCGCGGTTGTTGGCGGACGCCGGTGTCACAACGATTCTGGTGACCCATGACCAGAGTGAAGCGCTGTCGTTTGCCGACCAACTGGCGGTGATGCGCGAGGGGCGTCTGGTGCAGTCCGGGCATCCGCTAGACCTCTACCGCTACCCCAGCGACGAACAAATCGCGCTGTTCCTCGGTGAGGCCGTAGTCATGCCGGCCAGGATCGAGGCTGGCTGGGCCCATTGCGATCTGGGGCGGATACCGGTCAACAACCATCGCAACAACCGCTGCGCACAGATCATGCTGCGACCCGAGCAGCTGCAACTGGCCGGCTTCCTGAGCAGCGCAGTAGAAACCGCGGGGTGTCGCGCCGTAGTGACCGAACGAGATTTCAGTGGCAATACCTGCATGTTGACCGTGGAGTTGGAGCCGTTGAAATCCGGTGACCAGCCGGGGCGATCATTGATGGTGCGCAGTTCGGGCCTGTACGCGCCACCGACCGGCAGTGCGGTTCACGTCTCGACCATCGGCCATGCCCATGTGTTGAGCGAATCTTAAAGATCGAAGCGGTCCACCGCCCGCCGCCGCTCATTGTCATCACGCACGTCGTAGTTGGCCGTCGTCTGGATATTGCTGTGATGGGCGAGTTTCTGCGCAATCGACAAGTCATGCTCCTCGATCACCCGGGTAATGAACGAGCGTCGAAAATCGTGAGGCATGATCTTCACCCCGACCTGCGCGCCGCGTTGCCGGGCGATGTAATAGATCGCGTGCTTGGTGATGCGCTCGCGGGTGATGTGGCTGCCGCGGCGGATGCGATTGAACAGGAACGCATCGTCCACCTCGCCTTCCTTGAGTTGCGAGCGGCGCAGCTCCAGCCAGGCATCCAGTTTGGCGAACGCCCAGGCCGGTGCGTATTTAATCAGCTGTTTGTTGCCCTTGGCGGTCACCCGCAGGCTGCGTTCGGTGAAATCCACCTGATCGAGGTCGAGATTCACCGACTCTGATTTACGCATGCCCGAGCCATACAGAATCCCGATGATCGCCGCGTCCCGCAGGCCTTGTGGCCGAGGATCGGCCGCACAGACCGCCATCATTTCCTGGATCAGCGAACGCCGCAGATTGCGCCCCTGGGACAGTCGTGTGCCGGAAATGCCCTTGACCGAGCGCATTTTCAGCAAGTGTTCCTGGCTGATCAGGCTCATGCGCCAGGCTTCATTCATCACCCCGCGCACGGCGTTGACGTACAGCGAAGACGTGTTGGGCGCGTAGCCGTCCGCGCGCAACGCCGCCACCAACGCAATCACATCTCCGGGCTGCAGCTGGTGCCAGGGAATCTCCTCGACGTTCATGTCTTCGAAGCCCAGGCGGTCGGCGGCATCCTGCAACACATAACGCATGGTCAGTTGGCTGGACGGCGCCAGTCGCGCCAGATACAGGGGCATCGGATTGGTCTTTGCAGCACTTGAATCAGTAACAGGTAAGTCAATCAAAACAAAACGGCCTTGAGTGGTAACAGATCAATAAAACAACTAAGGATTGAAACATTCTTCATATAAAGCGGGACACTTCTGTAGGACTTTTCTACTAAAGACTGCGATGAACGGCAGAAGTCTGAACATTGGCTTAATAACGTTCAGATAAACGATTCCACCACCGGGTTTTGATGTTCCTTTCACAAAAACCGGCCTAACCTCATCTCTACCCGGTGACCCTCGATGGGCTCCCAACCTGCCGGCCATGGCTGCAAAAGTCAAATAAGGCTCGTGCCCGACAGGTCACTAAACCGTTGAAATCCCGTTTATTTCGGCACTCATGCCGAAGGACGGCCTACGCCCCGAGGTTTTCCATGAGTGAGGTTTTTCTACCCTTCTCCCGCCCCAGTATCGGTGATGAAGAAATAGCCGCCGTAGAGCAAGTATTGCGCTCCGGCTGGATCACTACCGGGCCGAAAAACCAGCAACTCGAAGAACACTTCGCCAACTATGTTGGATGCCTCCATGCCGTGGCACTGTCCTCGGCCACCGGCGCCATGCATGTCACGCTACTGGCATTGGGCATCGGTCCCGGCGACGAAGTCATCACGCCGTCCCAGACCTGGGTCTCCACCGCCAACATGATCTGCCTGCTGGGCGCGACCCCGGTGTTTGTCGACGTTGACCGCGACACGCTGATGAGCAGCGTCGAGCACATCGAAGCGGCCATCACCCCGCGCACCCGGGCGATCATTCCGGTGCACTATGCCGGCGCGGCGTTCGATCTCGATCCGCTCTACGCGCTGGCCGACAAACACGGCATCCCGGTGATCGAAGACGCCGCCCACGCGGCAGGCACCCGCTACAAAAACCGTCACGTCGGCGCAAAAGGCACGGCAATTTTCTCGTTTCACGCGATCAAGAACATGACCTGCGCCGAGGGCGCGATGTTCGTCAGTGACGATGAAGCGCTGGCCAACCGCGTGCGCATGCTCAAATTCCACGGGCTCGGCGTCGATGCCTACGACCGCATGACCCACGGCCGCAAACCCCAGGCCCAGGTGATCGAGCCCGGTTTCAAATACAACCTGGCCGACATCAATGCCGCCATCGCCCTGGTGCAACTGGAACGCCTGGATGAGATCAACGCCAAGCGTGCCGCGCTGGCCAGGTGCTATTTGCAGCGTCTGGAAGGCTCACCGGTGCAACCACTGGCCATTCCGCTTTACCCGCAGCAGCACGCGTGGCACCTGTTCATCCTGCGCATCGACGCCGAGCGCTGCGGACTCGACCGTGAAGCGTTCATGAAAGCCCTGCAGACGCAGAACATCGGCACCGGCATCCACTTCATCGCCACCCACCTGCACACCTACTACCGCCAGCGTTTCCCCAACATCTATCTGCCCAACACCGAATGGAATTCGGCGCGCCTGTGCTCGATCCCGTTGTTCCCCGACATGACCAACGATGACGTCGACCGTGTCGTCAGCGCCATCGAACTCACACTGGACACACGCCTGTGAAACCTTATCCGATCCGTTGCGTGTCGATCGTCATCCCGGTCTACAACGAACAAGACAGCCTGCCCGAATTGCTCAGGCGCACCGAAGCGGCGTGCCAGCAATTGCACCATGACTACGAAATCGTGATGGTCGATGACGGCAGTCGCGACAGTTCCGCGCAGATCCTCGAAGAGGCCGCCAGCCGCGAGTGCAGCCCCGTGGTGGCGGTCATTCTCAACCGCAATTACGGCCAGCACGCGGCAATCATGGCCGGTTTCGAGCAGTGCAAGGGCGATGTCGTCATCACCCTCGACGCCGATCTGCAGAACCCGCCCGAAGAGATCCCACGCCTGGTGGCCCAGGCTGAACTCGGCTATGACGTGGTTGCCACGGTGCGCAGCAATCGCCAGGATTCGGCCTTGCGCCGCTGGCCGTCAAAACTGATCAACCTCGCCGTGCAGCGCTCCACCGGCGTCGCCATGAGCGACTACGGCTGCATGCTCCGCGCTTACCGTCGATCCATTGTCGACGCGATGCTCGCCTGCCGCGAACGCAGCACCTTCATCCCTATCCTCGCCAACAGCTTCGCCCGGCACACCACGGAAATCCTGGTGACCCACGCCGAACGCGAACACGGCGAATCGAAGTACAGCCCGATGCTCCTAGTCAACCTGATGTTCGACCTGATCACCTGCATGACCACCACGCCGTTGCGGCTGCTGAGCATTGTTGGCTTCGCCATGGCCGGACTGGGCGTGGCGTTCGCCACCGCGCTGATCGTCCTGCGGCTGGTGTTCGGCGCCAGTTGGGCCGGCGACGGGACGTTCGTGCTGTTCGCCGTGTTGTTCGTGTTCACCGGCGGCCAGTTCATCGGCATGGGCCTGTTGGGCGAATACCTGGGGCGGATGTACAGCGATGTCCGCGCCCGTCCGCGGTTTTTCATCGAAAAAGTCCTGCGCAGCCAGCCCGCCACACCCGCTCCCGTGGTCACCGTTGACGGCCTCACTTCCACTTCTTCAGATCAGGTTCTCTCATGAGCGCAAAAGCTGTTGTTTTCGCCTATCACGATATTGGCTGTGCCGGCATCGAAACCCTGCTCGACAGCGGTTACGAAATTGCCGCCGTGTTCACCCATGCCGATGATCCCAAGGAGAACGCTTTCTACGCCTCCGTTGCGCAACTGTGCGCGCGCCGGGGCATTGCGGTGCACGCCCCGGAAGACGTCAACCACCCGTTGTGGATCGAGCGCATCAGCCAGCTCAAACCTGATTACCTGTTTTCGTTCTACTACCGCCATCTGCTGAGCGAACCGCTGTTGGCCACGGCACGCAAAGGCGCGTTCAACCTGCACGGTTCGTTGCTGCCGCGCTATCGCGGTCGTGCGCCGGCCAATTGGGTGCTGGTCAACGGCGAAAGCGAAACCGGCGTAACCCTGCACCGCATGGTCAAGCGGGCCGACGCTGGCGCCATCCTCGCCCAGAAGAAGGTTGGAATTGAGCGCACCGACACCGCGCTGAGCCTGCACGGCAAACTGCGCGTGGCCGCTACCGACCTGTTGCGTGACACCTTGCCAGCGTTGCTCGCCGGCAAAGTCACTGAAACTCCGCAGGACGAATCCCAAGCCACGGTATTCGGCCGCCGCACCCCGGCCGACGGCAAACTGGACTGGAAGCGCCCGGCCGAGCAACTGTTCAACCTGGTGCGCGCCGTCACCCAACCTTATCCCGGCGCGTTCTGCGCCGTCGGCGAACACAAGCTGATTGTCTGGAGCGCGCACGTCGTCAAGGGCAACGAAGGCCTGGCGCCGGGCCGGGTTATCAGCGTCGACCCGCTGCGCATCGCCTGCGGCGAAGATTCGCTGGTGATCAGCGCCGGTCAGCGTAACGACAACGGCTTGTACCTGAGCGGCCCGCAACTGGCGGGCGAACTTGGTCTGGTCGACGGTTCCGTGCTGCGCGGTGCCGAATCCGGGCGCACGCCACGCCGCACGCGGGTGCTGATCCTCGGCGTCAACGGCTTCATCGGCAATCACTTGTCCGAGCGTTTGCTGCGTGATGACCGCTACGAGGTGTACGGCCTGGACATCGGCTGCGACGCCATCGAGCGTTTGCGCAGCCATCCGAATTTCCATTTCGTCGAAGGCGATATCAGCATCCATTCCGAGTGGATCGAGTACCACATCAAGAAGTGCGACGTGATCCTGCCGCTGGTGGCGATAGCCACGCCGATCGAATACACCCGCAACCCCCTGCGGGTGTTCGAGCTGGATTTCGAAGAGAACCTGAAACTGGTTCGCTACTGCGTCAAATACAACAAGCGGGTGATCTTCCCGTCGACGTCGGAAGTCTATGGCATGTGCCAGGACGGCAAATTTGACGAAGACACGTCCAACCTCGTGGTCGGGCCGATCAACAAGCAACGCTGGATCTACTCGATCTCCAAGCAACTGCTCGACCGGGTGATCTGGGCCTACGGCCAGAAAGGCCTGAATTTCACCCTGTTCCGTCCCTTCAACTGGATGGGCCCGCGTCTGGACCGGCTGGATTCGGCACGAATCGGCAGCTCCCGGGCGATCACGCAATTGATCCTCAATCTGGTGGAAGGCACACCGATTCGCCTGTTCGACGGCGGTGAGCAAAAACGCTGCTTCACCGACATTGCCGACGGCGTGGAAGCGCTG
This genomic window contains:
- a CDS encoding ABC transporter ATP-binding protein; amino-acid sequence: MNTLELHSICKSYGPQRALEDISLSVPTGSRTVIVGPSGSGKTTLLRMIAGFEFPDAGRLTLNGQTLVDDTHELPAHQRQIGYVPQDGALFPHMTVAANIGFGLAVRGVRKQERIAELMDSVELEASMANRWPHELSGGQQQRVALARALAQQPRLMLLDEPFSALDTGLRAAMRKLVARLLADAGVTTILVTHDQSEALSFADQLAVMREGRLVQSGHPLDLYRYPSDEQIALFLGEAVVMPARIEAGWAHCDLGRIPVNNHRNNRCAQIMLRPEQLQLAGFLSSAVETAGCRAVVTERDFSGNTCMLTVELEPLKSGDQPGRSLMVRSSGLYAPPTGSAVHVSTIGHAHVLSES
- a CDS encoding site-specific integrase, which encodes MPLYLARLAPSSQLTMRYVLQDAADRLGFEDMNVEEIPWHQLQPGDVIALVAALRADGYAPNTSSLYVNAVRGVMNEAWRMSLISQEHLLKMRSVKGISGTRLSQGRNLRRSLIQEMMAVCAADPRPQGLRDAAIIGILYGSGMRKSESVNLDLDQVDFTERSLRVTAKGNKQLIKYAPAWAFAKLDAWLELRRSQLKEGEVDDAFLFNRIRRGSHITRERITKHAIYYIARQRGAQVGVKIMPHDFRRSFITRVIEEHDLSIAQKLAHHSNIQTTANYDVRDDNERRRAVDRFDL
- the arnB gene encoding UDP-4-amino-4-deoxy-L-arabinose aminotransferase, coding for MSEVFLPFSRPSIGDEEIAAVEQVLRSGWITTGPKNQQLEEHFANYVGCLHAVALSSATGAMHVTLLALGIGPGDEVITPSQTWVSTANMICLLGATPVFVDVDRDTLMSSVEHIEAAITPRTRAIIPVHYAGAAFDLDPLYALADKHGIPVIEDAAHAAGTRYKNRHVGAKGTAIFSFHAIKNMTCAEGAMFVSDDEALANRVRMLKFHGLGVDAYDRMTHGRKPQAQVIEPGFKYNLADINAAIALVQLERLDEINAKRAALARCYLQRLEGSPVQPLAIPLYPQQHAWHLFILRIDAERCGLDREAFMKALQTQNIGTGIHFIATHLHTYYRQRFPNIYLPNTEWNSARLCSIPLFPDMTNDDVDRVVSAIELTLDTRL
- the arnA gene encoding bifunctional UDP-4-amino-4-deoxy-L-arabinose formyltransferase/UDP-glucuronic acid oxidase ArnA, yielding MSAKAVVFAYHDIGCAGIETLLDSGYEIAAVFTHADDPKENAFYASVAQLCARRGIAVHAPEDVNHPLWIERISQLKPDYLFSFYYRHLLSEPLLATARKGAFNLHGSLLPRYRGRAPANWVLVNGESETGVTLHRMVKRADAGAILAQKKVGIERTDTALSLHGKLRVAATDLLRDTLPALLAGKVTETPQDESQATVFGRRTPADGKLDWKRPAEQLFNLVRAVTQPYPGAFCAVGEHKLIVWSAHVVKGNEGLAPGRVISVDPLRIACGEDSLVISAGQRNDNGLYLSGPQLAGELGLVDGSVLRGAESGRTPRRTRVLILGVNGFIGNHLSERLLRDDRYEVYGLDIGCDAIERLRSHPNFHFVEGDISIHSEWIEYHIKKCDVILPLVAIATPIEYTRNPLRVFELDFEENLKLVRYCVKYNKRVIFPSTSEVYGMCQDGKFDEDTSNLVVGPINKQRWIYSISKQLLDRVIWAYGQKGLNFTLFRPFNWMGPRLDRLDSARIGSSRAITQLILNLVEGTPIRLFDGGEQKRCFTDIADGVEALARIIDNDNDACNGQIINIGNPDNEASIRQLGEELLRQFEAHPLRHNFPPFAGFRDVESKAFYGAGYQDVSHRKPSIDNAKRLLDWTPTVEMSETIGNTLDFFLREAMLEIADKS
- the arnC gene encoding undecaprenyl-phosphate 4-deoxy-4-formamido-L-arabinose transferase, with the translated sequence MKPYPIRCVSIVIPVYNEQDSLPELLRRTEAACQQLHHDYEIVMVDDGSRDSSAQILEEAASRECSPVVAVILNRNYGQHAAIMAGFEQCKGDVVITLDADLQNPPEEIPRLVAQAELGYDVVATVRSNRQDSALRRWPSKLINLAVQRSTGVAMSDYGCMLRAYRRSIVDAMLACRERSTFIPILANSFARHTTEILVTHAEREHGESKYSPMLLVNLMFDLITCMTTTPLRLLSIVGFAMAGLGVAFATALIVLRLVFGASWAGDGTFVLFAVLFVFTGGQFIGMGLLGEYLGRMYSDVRARPRFFIEKVLRSQPATPAPVVTVDGLTSTSSDQVLS